A genomic segment from Glycine soja cultivar W05 chromosome 18, ASM419377v2, whole genome shotgun sequence encodes:
- the LOC114397660 gene encoding AT-hook motif nuclear-localized protein 15-like, with product MANRWWAGNVGMIREQELMENSNNNNNNNNATTTTPTNSSNSNTNANTNTNTTEEEVSRDNGEDQNQNLGSHEGSEPGSSGRRPRGRPAGSKNKPKPPIVITKESPNALRSHVLEIASGSDVAESIAAFANRRHRGVSVLSGSGIVANVTLRQPAAPAGVITLHGRFEILSLSGAFLPSPSPSGATGLTVYLAGGQGQVVGGNVAGSLVASGPVMVIAATFANATYERLPLEDDQGEEEMQVQQQQQQQQQQQQQQQQQQSQGLGEQVSMPMYNLPPNLLHNGQNMPHDVFWGAPPRPPPSF from the coding sequence ATGGCGAATAGATGGTGGGCTGGGAATGTGGGAATGATAAGAGAGCAAGAGTTGATGGaaaacagcaacaacaacaacaacaacaacaacgctaCTACTACTACACCGACGAATAGCAGCAACAGCAACACTAACGCgaacaccaacaccaacacGACCGAGGAAGAGGTGAGCAGGGATAACGGAGAGGACCAGAACCAAAACCTCGGCAGCCACGAAGGGTCGGAGCCCGGAAGCAGCGGTCGGAGGCCACGTGGCAGGCCAGCGGGGTCCAAGAACAAGCCCAAGCCGCCCATAGTCATAACTAAGGAAAGCCCCAACGCGCTCCGAAGCCACGTCCTGGAAATCGCCTCCGGCAGCGATGTCGCCGAGAGCATCGCCGCCTTCGCCAACCGCCGCCACCGTGGCGTGTCGGTCCTCAGCGGGAGTGGCATTGTAGCCAACGTCACTCTCCGCCAGCCCGCCGCCCCCGCCGGCGTCATAACCCTCCACGGGAGGTTCGAGATACTCTCCCTCTCGGGTGCCTTTTTGCCGTCCCCCTCGCCGTCCGGCGCCACCGGACTGACCGTCTACCTAGCCGGCGGGCAGGGGCAGGTTGTCGGCGGCAACGTGGCGGGCTCTCTCGTCGCCTCCGGACCGGTGATGGTGATCGCCGCCACTTTCGCTAATGCCACTTATGAGAGGTTGCCTCTGGAGGATGATCAAGGTGAGGAGGAAATGCAagtgcagcagcagcagcagcagcagcaacagcagcagcagcagcagcagcaacaacaatctCAAGGTTTGGGGGAACAGGTTTCAATGCCTATGTATAATTTGCCTCCTAATTTGCTACACAATGGTCAGAACATGCCTCATGATGTGTTCTGGGGAGCTCCACCTCGCCCTCCTCCTTCCTTCTGA
- the LOC114397693 gene encoding probable phosphoribosylformylglycinamidine synthase, chloroplastic/mitochondrial, translating into MATATEFGVSQFLKGTSRQTLFLKKKPQRQKSRMLWGALWNRNWGLGSTRRALPLRCQTQENPRAVVSGGVSSSVEEQPALFEKPASEVVHLYRVPFMQESAAAELLKEAQVKISSQIVEILTEQCYNVGLSSQLSGGKFSVLGWLLQETFEPENLGTESFLEKKRKEGLIPVIVEVGPRLSFTTAWSTNAVAICQACGLTEVNRLERSRRYLLFTTTELQDYQINDFASMVHDRMTECVYIQKLTSFETSVVPEEIHYIPVMERGRKALEEINLEMGFAFDDQDLEYYTKLFREDIKRNPTNVELFDIAQSNSEHSRHWFFTGKIFIDGQPVNRTLMQIVKSTLQANPNNSVIGFKDNSSAIRGFPVKQLRPVQPGSACPLEVAVHELDILFTAETHNFPCAVAPYPGAETGAGGRIRDTHATGRGSFVQAATAGYCVGNLNTPGFYAPWEDPSFTYPSNLAPPLQILIDSSNGASDYGNKFGEPLIQGFCRTFGMRLPGGERREWLKPIMFSAGIGQIDHLHISKGEPDIGMLVVKIGGPAYRIGMGGGAASSMVSGQNDAELDFNAVQRGDAEMAQKLYRLVRACIEMGDKNPIISIHDQGAGGNCNVVKEIIYPKGAEIDVRAIVVGDHTMSVLEIWGAEYQEQDAILVKPESRDLLESICNREKVSMAVIGTISGDGRVVLVDSVAAQKSISNGLPPPPPAVDLELEKVLGDMPKKTFKFNRVVYEREPLDIVPGIEVIDSLKRVLSLPSVCSKRFLTTKVDRCVTGLVAQQQTVGPLQIPIADVAVTAQTFADVTGGACAIGEQPIKGLLDPKAMARLAVGEALTNLVWAKVTSLSDVKASGNWMYAAKLDGEGADMYDAAISLSEAMIELGIAIDGGKDSLSMAAHAESEVVKAPGNLVISVYVTCPDITKTVTPDLKLKDDGILLHIDLSKGKRRLGGSALAQAFDQVGNECPDLDDVPYLKKVFEGVQDLLSDELISAGHDISDGGLLVCALEMAFAGNCGLSLDFASQGNSLFQTLYAEELGLVLEVSKKNLALVVNKLSNVGVSAEIIGQVTANPSIEVKVDGETYLTEKTSILRDMWEETSFQLEKFQRLASCVDMEKEGLKHRYEPSWELPFTPSFTDEKLMSATIKPKVAVIREEGSNGDREMAAAFYAAGFEPWDITMSDLLNGKISLLDFRGIVFVGGFSYADVLDSAKGWSASIRFNESVLQQFQEFYKRPDTFSLGVCNGCQLMALLGWVPGPQVGGVHGAGGDLSQPRFIHNESGRFECRFTSVTIKDSPAIMFKGMAGSTLGIWAAHGEGRAYFPDEGVLDRIVHSELAPIRYCDDAGNPTEAYPFNANGSPLGVAAICSPDGRHLAMMPHPERCFLMWQFPWYPKQWDVEKKGPSPWLRMFQNAREWCS; encoded by the exons ATGGCGACTGCGACGGAATTTGGGGTATCGCAATTCTTGAAG GGTACCTCCAGGCAAACTCTGTTTTTGAAGAAGAAGCCTCAGAGGCAGAAAAGTCGCATGCTTTGGGGTGCACTCTGGAATCGGAATTGGGGTCTGGGATCAACTCGCAGAGCTTTGCCTTTAAGGTGTCAGACTCAGGAAAATCCCAGAGCTGTGGTTTCTGGTGGCGTAAGCAGTTCTGTAGAGGAGCAACCTGCCTTGTTTGAGAAGCCCGCTTCCGAAGTTGTTCATTTGTACCGTGTCCCGTTTATGCAAGAAAGTGCAGCTGCTGAGCTTTTGAAGGAGGCTCAAGTGAAAATCTCCAGTCAGATCGTGGAAATACTAACGGAGCAGTGCTATAATGTTGGCCTTAGTTCGCAACTTTCCGGTGGAAAATTTTCAGTTCTTGGAtggcttcttcaagaaacattcGAGCCTGAGAATCTGGGAACTGAGAGCTTtcttgagaagaagaggaaggagGGTCTGATTCCAGTTATTGTTGAAGTTGGCCCCAGGTTGTCATTCACCACAGCATGGTCTACTAATGCTGTTGCAATTTGCCAGGCCTGTGGTTTGACAGAAGTTAACCGTTTGGAACGGTCCAGGAGGTACTTGTTGTTCACCACCACTGAACTGCAAGATTATCAAATCAATGATTTTGCATCTATGGTGCATGATAGGATGACTGAATGTGTTTATATTCAGAAACTAACATCCTTTGAGACCAGTGTTGTTCCGGAGGAGATTCATTATATACCTGTCATGGAGAGGGGACGAAAGGCATTAGAAGAGATTAATTTGGAGATGGGTTTTGCCTTTGATGACCAGGATTTAGAATACTACACCAAACTTTTCAGAGAAGACATTAAGCGCAACCCGACAAATGTGGAATTGTTTGATATAGCACAGTCCAACAGTGAGCACAGCAGACACTGGTTTTTTACTGGAAAGATTTTCATTGATGGACAGCCCGTGAATAGAACTCTCATGCAGATTGTGAAAAGTACTCTGCAGGCAAACCCAAATAACTCAGTTATTGGCTTCAAGGATAACTCTAGTGCAATCAGGGGTTTCCCAGTGAAGCAGCTCCGACCAGTTCAGCCTGGTTCAGCATGTCCATTAGAAGTTGCAGTCCATGAGTTAGATATCTTGTTTACAGCTGAAACACATAATTTTCCATGCGCAGTGGCACCTTATCCTGGTGCAGAGACGGGTGCAGGAGGTCGCATTAGGGATACACACGCTACCGGAAGGGGGTCCTTTGTCCAGGCAGCTACAGCTGGTTATTGCGTTGGGAATCTCAACACACCGGGCTTTTATGCTCCATGGGAAGATCCCTCCTTTACTTATCCATCAAATTTGGCACCACCTTTACAGATTCTGATAGATTCTAGTAATGGTGCATCTGACTATGGGAACAAATTTGGAGAGCCATTGATCCAGGGTTTCTGTAGAACTTTCGGAATGAGACTTCCTGGTGGGGAGAGGCGAGAATGGTTGAAGCCAATCATGTTCAGCGCAGGCATAGGACAGATTGACCACCTTCATATATCAAAGGGAGAGCCTGACATTGGGATGCTGGTTGTTAAGATTGGAGGCCCGGCTTATCGTATTGGTATGGGAGGTGGGGCAGCCTCAAGCATGGTGAGTGGGCAGAATGATGCAGAGCTTGATTTCAATGCTGTGCAACGTGGGGATGCTGAGATGGCTCAAAAACTATATCGTCTTGTGCGTGCTTGTATTGAGATGGGGGATAAAAACCCAATTATCAGCATTCATGATCAGGGAGCTGGTGGGAACTGCAATGTTGTAAAGGAAATTATATATCCGAAGGGTGCTGAGATAGATGTCCGAGCAATTGTGGTTGGTGATCATACAATGTCTGTTCTAGAAATTTGGGGTGCAGAGTATCAGGAGCAGGATGCAATCTTAGTGAAGCCTGAAAGCCGTGATCTCCTAGAATCAATCTGTAACAGGGAAAAAGTTTCAATGGCTGTTATTGGAACTATCAGTGGAGATGGACGTGTTGTTTTAGTTGACAGTGTAGCAGCTCAGAAGTCTATTTCAAATGGACTCCCTCCACCTCCCCCTGCTGTGGATCTTGAACTGGAGAAAGTCCTTGGTGACATGCCTAAGAAAACTTTTAAGTTTAATCGGGTTGTTTATGAGCGGGAGCCACTTGATATTGTCCCTGGGATTGAAGTGATAGATTCTCTGAAGAGGGTATTGAGTTTACCGTCTGTTTGTTCAAAGCGCTTCTTGACAACAAAAGTTGACAGGTGTGTTACTGGTCTAGTGGCACAACAGCAAACTGTTGGCCCTTTGCAGATTCCCATTGCTGATGTTGCTGTTACAGCTCAAACTTTTGCTGATGTGACTGGAGGTGCTTGTGCCATTGGAGAACAACCAATCAAAGGTTTGTTAGACCCCAAAGCAATGGCTCGGTTGGCTGTTGGAGAAGCACTAACAAATCTTGTATGGGCGAAGGTCACTTCCCTTTCTGATGTCAAGGCTAGTGGTAACTGGATGTATGCTGCCAAGCTTGATGGGGAAGGAGCTGACATGTATGATGCTGCTATATCTCTATCTGAAGCAATGATTGAACTTGGCATTGCTATTGATGGAGGGAAAGACAGTCTTTCTATGGCAGCCCACGCCGAGAGTGAAGTTGTCAAGGCTCCAGGAAATCTTGTCATCAGTGTTTATGTTACTTGTCCTGATATAACAAAAACAGTGACGCCAGATTTAAAACTCAAGGATGATGGTATTTTGCTTCATATTGATTTGTCAAAAGGTAAGAGGCGGTTAGGTGGATCTGCTCTTGCCCAGGCGTTTGACCAAGTTGGGAATGAGTGTCCTGATCTTGATGATGTTCCTTACCTTAAAAAGGTCTTTGAAGGTGTTCAAGACCTTCTTTCTGATGAACTGATATCTGCTGGTCATGACATCAGTGATGGTGGGCTGCTAGTTTGTGCCTTAGAGATGGCATTTGCTGGTAATTGTGGACTTAGTTTGGACTTTGCATCGCAAGGTAACAGCCTTTTCCAAACACTCTATGCTGAAGAGCTTGGGTTAGTTCTTGAGGTAAGCAAGAAAAATCTGGCTTTGGTAGTGAATAAATTGAGCAATGTGGGAGTTTCTGCTGAAATCATAGGTCAAGTAACAGCCAATCCATCAATAGAAGTTAAGGTTGATGGGGAGACTTATTTAACTGAAAAAACTAGTATCCTTAGGGACATGTGGGAAGAGACCAGTTTTCAGCTGGAAAAGTTCCAAAGGTTGGCATCTTGTGTGGATATGGAGAAAGAAGGACTAAAACATCGTTATGAACCCTCATGGGAACTGCCTTTTACTCCTTCCTTCACTGATGAAAAGCTTATGTCTGCAACTATAAAACCTAAAGTGGCTGTGATTAGAGAAGAAGGGAGCAATGGAGACAGAGAAATGGCTGCAGCATTTTATGCTGCTGGTTTTGAACCATGGGATATTACCATGTCAGACCTTCTTAATGGAAAGATCTCTTTGCTAGACTTCCGGGGAATTGTGTTTGTTGGTGGATTTAGCTATGCTGACGTGCTTGATTCTGCAAAAGGTTGGTCTGCTAGCATAAGATTCAACGAGTCCGTTTTACAACAGTTTCAGGAGTTTTACAAGCGTCCAGACACTTTCAGTCTTGGTGTATGCAACGGATGTCAGCTAATGGCTTTGTTGGGATGGGTACCGGGTCCACAAGTTGGGGGTGTGCATGGTGCTGGTGGCGACCTATCACAACCGAGGTTCATTCATAATGAGTCAGGGCGGTTTGAATGCCGTTTTACAAGTGTGACCATAAAGGACTCACCGGCAATAATGTTCAAAGGCATGGCAGGTAGTACATTGGGTATATGGGCTGCTCATGGTGAGGGAAGAGCTTATTTCCCTGATGAAGGCGTGTTGGACCGTATAGTTCATTCTGAGTTGGCTCCTATAAGATATTGTGATGATGCTGGAAATCCAACAGAGGCCTACCCTTTCAATGCAAATGGCTCTCCTTTAGGGGTGGCAGCTATTTGTTCCCCAGATGGGAGGCATCTTGCCATGATGCCTCATCCTGAGCGTTGCTTCTTAATGTGGCAGTTCCCATGGTATCCGAAGCAGTGGGATGTGGAGAAGAAGGGGCCTAGTCCTTGGTTACGCATGTTCCAGAATGCAAGAGAGTGGTGTTCCTGA